A window of uncultured Litoreibacter sp. contains these coding sequences:
- a CDS encoding TRAP transporter fused permease subunit: MSDTATDQNDRGGRGTRLLYALSLLLVVIGLANSTPGIPGYDDLAATLLGQDWARLRKFPTEWFYPLVFALMMSVVVLKHSIWRDWRDRSASLRAFGFALDVALIVMAATISLTYLIEIESVCLIDQLNGDRARLIAQSLEAAAAFNESLGLPAPKTVEDPQCVNTTGGWLVLIVGLAVVVFLSYNIKVWGLPLVLVAILVASYTILTVLVWYFYGADDINKYLVTKLAGEPRMLSDGRPRVHDVLVNNSSGFLGRFMDIVLNTIFPYLVLGALFGSSAGGRSLIKLAFRWTRNLRGGPAHAAIVSSAMFGTISGGPIVNVLSTGVLTIPMMVKRGFSKVFAGGVEAAASSGGSIMPPVMGVAAFVLASLTSVPYSSVIIAAIIPALAYFFCLFLSAAFQSRKQSITAIGEITDDMILDRQDYLNLCMVFGPILLILTLLLIPKDAVGCGMFGAILGAERDFANGACSVQSLSWVLQTVQNASGSAGAAGWWAVMFLLVLLFLDPQIRATPSKIIDALSQAGVLISTLYLMFLAVSIIDFCLSFTGLPVFLSLDVLSWLNSLNLGGGGSYVSQFAALLLTMILAVLLGMGMPAVPAYINAALLMSPVLAGLGLSLFTAHMFIFYFAVASAITPPVALAAFAAASITKSEPMATGFSAVKSGIVMFVVPFIFAFYPELLLIQDAVIDPQSPTGAYLAGYDGRVHLAALAGLLGRLAVALYLISSALAAFDRAPLAYWEIAVRLALAALLLAKPELIWISALLASLALLAVHAMRSQHKVVS, encoded by the coding sequence ATGTCCGATACGGCGACTGATCAAAACGATCGCGGCGGAAGGGGGACCCGGCTGCTGTATGCTTTGTCGCTATTGTTGGTTGTCATTGGGCTTGCGAATTCAACACCAGGCATTCCAGGCTACGACGATCTAGCGGCCACCCTTTTGGGGCAAGACTGGGCGCGTCTGCGCAAGTTCCCGACCGAGTGGTTCTATCCACTGGTCTTCGCCCTGATGATGAGCGTGGTGGTGCTCAAACACTCCATCTGGCGCGATTGGCGAGACAGGTCCGCATCATTGCGCGCCTTTGGTTTCGCGCTTGATGTCGCACTGATTGTCATGGCGGCCACGATTTCTTTGACCTACCTCATCGAGATCGAATCCGTCTGCCTGATCGACCAATTGAACGGAGACCGGGCCCGCCTGATCGCTCAAAGCCTTGAGGCGGCAGCAGCGTTCAACGAAAGCCTCGGGCTTCCAGCTCCCAAGACCGTCGAAGACCCTCAATGCGTCAACACCACAGGAGGCTGGCTTGTGCTGATTGTCGGGCTCGCCGTCGTGGTTTTCCTTTCCTACAACATAAAGGTGTGGGGATTGCCTCTTGTTCTCGTTGCAATCCTCGTGGCGAGCTACACGATCCTCACCGTGTTGGTTTGGTATTTCTACGGTGCCGACGACATCAACAAATACCTCGTTACCAAACTCGCCGGTGAGCCGCGCATGCTTTCCGATGGCCGCCCTCGTGTTCACGATGTGCTGGTGAACAATTCTTCCGGATTTCTGGGCCGGTTCATGGATATCGTACTGAACACGATCTTTCCCTACCTGGTTCTTGGAGCCCTGTTCGGGAGCTCTGCCGGGGGGCGTTCTCTTATCAAATTGGCTTTCCGCTGGACGCGCAACCTGCGCGGCGGGCCTGCCCATGCTGCAATTGTGTCCTCGGCCATGTTTGGCACGATTTCCGGCGGGCCTATTGTGAATGTCTTGTCTACAGGAGTTTTGACCATCCCGATGATGGTGAAGCGCGGATTTTCGAAAGTATTCGCCGGAGGGGTCGAGGCGGCGGCATCTTCGGGCGGATCTATCATGCCACCGGTTATGGGAGTAGCAGCCTTCGTTTTGGCTTCGCTGACATCCGTCCCCTATTCCAGCGTGATCATTGCGGCCATTATTCCGGCACTTGCCTATTTCTTCTGCCTGTTCCTGTCGGCGGCCTTTCAATCCCGCAAGCAAAGCATCACGGCCATCGGCGAAATAACCGATGACATGATACTCGACCGCCAGGACTACCTAAACTTGTGCATGGTCTTCGGCCCAATCCTATTGATCCTGACCCTGCTTTTGATCCCTAAGGACGCGGTCGGCTGCGGCATGTTCGGCGCTATCTTGGGTGCTGAGCGTGACTTCGCCAACGGGGCATGTTCGGTTCAAAGCCTAAGCTGGGTGCTGCAAACCGTGCAGAACGCTTCGGGCTCTGCGGGTGCGGCAGGTTGGTGGGCCGTCATGTTTCTGTTGGTGCTTCTGTTTCTGGACCCGCAAATCCGCGCGACACCGAGCAAAATCATAGACGCGCTGTCGCAGGCCGGGGTGCTGATTTCGACGCTTTACCTGATGTTCCTCGCGGTCTCGATCATCGATTTTTGCCTGTCGTTCACAGGGTTGCCGGTCTTCTTGTCACTGGACGTGTTGTCCTGGCTCAACAGTCTAAATCTTGGCGGCGGTGGATCCTATGTCTCGCAATTCGCGGCACTCTTGCTGACGATGATCCTGGCTGTGCTTCTCGGCATGGGGATGCCGGCGGTCCCGGCCTATATCAACGCGGCGCTGCTCATGAGCCCCGTTCTTGCAGGATTGGGGCTTTCGCTGTTCACAGCGCATATGTTCATTTTCTACTTTGCCGTGGCCAGCGCCATAACACCGCCCGTAGCACTTGCAGCATTCGCTGCTGCCTCAATCACCAAGTCAGAACCGATGGCAACGGGCTTCTCTGCGGTAAAATCTGGGATCGTTATGTTCGTCGTGCCTTTCATCTTCGCCTTCTATCCCGAGCTTTTGCTCATTCAGGATGCTGTGATTGATCCGCAATCACCTACGGGAGCGTATCTTGCGGGCTACGACGGACGTGTCCATCTTGCCGCTTTGGCCGGTTTGCTGGGCAGGCTCGCTGTGGCGTTGTACCTGATTTCGTCCGCCTTGGCCGCGTTTGACCGCGCGCCCTTGGCATATTGGGAAATCGCCGTCCGGCTGGCATTGGCGGCCCTGCTGCTGGCCAAACCCGAGCTCATTTGGATTTCGGCATTGCTTGCCAGTTTGGCCTTGTTAGCGGTTCATGCGATGCGCAGCCAACATAAGGTCGTGTCTTAA